A genomic stretch from Arachis stenosperma cultivar V10309 chromosome 3, arast.V10309.gnm1.PFL2, whole genome shotgun sequence includes:
- the LOC130965564 gene encoding NAC domain-containing protein 7-like: MENMNSFCHVPPGFRFHPTDEELVDYYLRKKVSSRKIELDVIKDVDLYKIEPWDLQEICRIGREEENEWYFFSHKDKKYPTGTRTNRATAAGFWKATGRDKAIYSKHDLIGMRKTLVFYKGRAPNGQKSDWIMHEYRLETDENAAPQARRRMGGV; encoded by the exons ATGGAGAATATGAATAGTTTTTGTCATGTTCCCCCGGGTTTTAGATTCCACCCCACGGATGAAGAACTTGTTGATTACTACCTTAGGAAGAAGGTTAGTTCAAGGAAGATTGAGCTTGATGTAATCAAAGATGTGGATCTATACAAAATTGAGCCATGGGACCTTCAAG AGATATGCAGGATAGGAAGAGAAGAGGAGAATGAATGGTACTTCTTTAGCCACAAGGATAAGAAGTATCCAACAGGAACAAGAACAAATAGGGCAACAGCAGCTGGGTTTTGGAAAGCAACGGGAAGAGACAAAGCTATATATTCAAAGCATGATCTCATAGGGATGAGGAAGACATTAGTCTTTTATAAAGGAAGAGCTCCTAATGGACAAAAATCGGATTGGATTATGCACGAATATCGCCTTGAAACCGATGAAAATGCCGCACCACAGGCAA GAAGAAGGATGGGTGGTGTGTAG
- the LOC130970360 gene encoding NAC domain-containing protein 7-like yields MRKVMMREHDESPNSSCWYDEQEFMMMESPTKQQSSILLHQSTNNNHSNLMQLPPYPLIKKELHHPSSSYPFLQLPLLESHQQSAAAPSSISEQLIMPPPIGGGEQVPSFQSFFNNEQQEVGVLDWRVLDKFVASQLSQDDNHASSNSIVQDLTQEIVMVPHNDPASTSNSLTCPIDLWK; encoded by the coding sequence ATGCGTAAAGTGATGATGAGAGAGCATGATGAGTCTCCTAATTCTTCTTGTTGGTACGATGAGCAAGAATTCATGATGATGGAATCACCAACAAAGCAACAATCCTCtattcttcttcatcaatccaCCAATAATAACCATTCCAATTTGATGCAGCTACCACCATATCCTCTCATCAAGAAAGAGCTTCATCACCCATCATCATCATACCCCTTCCTTCAGCTTCCACTCTTAGAGTCTCATCAACAATCTGCTGCTGCACCTTCCTCCATTTCTGAACAACTCATCATGCCACCACCAATTGGAGGAGGAGAACAAGTCCCTAGTTTTCAGTCATTCTTCAATAATGAACAACAAGAAGTAGGAGTTCTTGATTGGAGAGTTCTTGACAAGTTTGTTGCTTCACAACTTAGTCAAGATGATAATCATGCATCCTCTAATAGTATTGTACAAGATCTCACACAGGAAATTGTTATGGTGCCTCACAATGATCCTGCATCAACATCAAACTCCCTCACCTGCCCAATTGATTTGTGGAAATAG